One window of Dysidea avara chromosome 11, odDysAvar1.4, whole genome shotgun sequence genomic DNA carries:
- the LOC136239563 gene encoding ATP-dependent translocase ABCB1-like isoform X1 yields MDVNAPENFDRLSPDDHGQVDKQPSQVEGKQCKEQSNRAVSLLQLFRYATVLDYMMMLVGATSGLCHGATFVSFLIMFGTSIDEFVDYTVCRQNLINCSESEAADDLIDKINYPIIVYFCVLGILAQGFAWLQITLFQFSSERQVRKIRRLFFHAVLRQEISWFDVHSSGELSSRLNNDLEKVSSGIGEKFSFVFQALGVCIGGLVGGFVYVWQTTLLVIGCAPIVVLVGAITQWVNVRFTRNEQTQYATAGAVAEEVIGSIKTVIIFGGQEKEVEKYCRHLKGAQRSGVWKGLISGVGYGLNFFLLFATVGLSYWFCGYLITNAQVTSGDALIALFAVIMGAQYLGQAAPNIQEISVARGSARALYDIIDRQPQITNVEYIPEEFNSDIIINDVTFHYPSRPDVKVLDDFSISVKPGQTLALVGSSGSGKSTVAQLIQRFYDLDEGQILVGGNDIRKVNLHWLRQHIGVVSQEPVLFASTIAENIRYGKEDATQEEIEEAAKAANAHSFITELPNGYETLVGERGTQLSGGQKQRVAIARALIRDPKILLLDEATSALDTASETLVQAALDKAREGRTTIVIAHRLSTVQGADIIAAITNGKVVEVGTHSELLDKKGVYFDLVTAQSCGGQEKEDDEMTSSKVKSYEEEEPSDHKTPGREWDDHHHIADRDINNDDDNDDDESADDTAGYSLIVVLWRILQLNLPELPYIILALIFAIIGGMAFPSYSLFFGELLEDYVDHETAEENSRQWGGLFAALGMVTGIATVLRSLFFSLSGEALTSHLRRLSFQHMLHQDMTWFDNPKNSTGKLTARLSHDAAEVQGALGIRLGSFIEIVVIIVASLVIALVYSWTMTLVILGLVPLLAVTQGAQVKVIAGATASAKKGYEESSNIAYEAIVNIRTVTSLTLEKKLGDLFEEKIKEPFKRSMYSAIFYGFMTGLASSVLYYSFAIIYRYGAYTLTADSDHLAYSTYKELNTTVIVLIIAGFQSGQISIHLPNYTKAIVSARRIFKLLDTPPIIDSYLEDGLQPGAAKGELSIEKVHFTYPNRPTIPVLQGLTVEVRVGQTLALVGPSGCGKSTVISLLERLYDPDVGTLRLDGNNLRALNIQWLRRQIGLVSQEPVLFNTTIADNIRYGANYKEVTDEEIEMAAKNANIHNFITSLPQGYSTTVGSLGSQLSGGQKQRVAIARALIRDPKILLLDEATSALDTESEKVVQQALDTARLGRTSVVVAHRLSTIQNADCIAVIKDGVVIEIGSHGELMSLRGAYYKLNNAQQLITE; encoded by the exons ATGGACGTTAAtgctccagaaaattttgatagGTTGTCTCCGGATGATCACGGGCAAGTTGACAA GCAACCAAGTCAAGTGGAAGGTAAACAGTGCAAAGAACAAAGTAACAGAGCAGTTAGTCTTCTGCAGCTG TTTCGTTATGCTACTGTGCTGGACTATATGATGATGTTAGTGGGAGCTACATCAGGGTTGTGTCATGGAGCTACCTTTGTCTCATTTCTTATTATGTTTGGTACATCCATTGATGAGTTTGTGGACTACACAGTTTGCCGACAGAACCTAATAAACTGTTCTGAGAGTGAAGCAGCTGATGACTTAATTGATAAAATCAATTATCCCATCATTGTATATTTCTGTGTTCTGGGAATACTAGCTCAAGGATTTGCTTGGCTACAAATAACTTTGTTTCAATTCTCCAGTGAACGACAAGTTAGAAAGATTCGTAGGCTATTTTTCCATGCAGTATTAAGACAAGAAATTAGCTGGTTTGATGTCCATTCATCTGGAGAACTGAGCTCACGACTGAACAA tgACTTGGAGAAAGTATCATCTGGAATAGGAGAGAAATTTTCCTTTGTATTCCAAGCATTAGGAGTGTGTATAGGTGGTCTGGTAGGAGGGTTTGTGTATGTATGGCAGACAACTCTACTTGTGATAGGATGTGCTCCTATTGTAGTACTAGTTGGTGCAATCACACAATGG GTTAATGTCAGGTTTACACGCAATGAACAGACACAGTATGCTACAGCTGGAGCAGTAGCTGAAGAAGTGATTGGCTCAATCAAAACTGTGATAATATTTGGTGGACAAGAGAAAGAAGTTGAAAA GTACTGCCGACACTTGAAAGGTGCTCAGAGAAGTGGAGTATGGAAGGGGCTAATCTCAGGGGTGGGATATGGACTAAACTTCTTCCTACTATTTGCAACAGTTGGCCTCTCCTACTG GTTTTGTGGTTATCTCATTACTAATGCACAAGTAACATCAGGGGATGCTCTTATT GCACTATTTGCTGTAATAATGGGAGCACAGTACCTGGGTCAGGCAGCTCCTAATATTCAAGAGATTTCTGTTGCCCGGGGCTCAGCTAGAGCACTTTATGACATCATTGATAGG CAACCACAAATAACTAACGTGGAATACATTCCCGAGGAATTTAACAGTGAcatcattattaatgatgtcaCATTTCATTATCCTTCTCGACCAGATGTGAAA GTACTGGATGATTTTAGCATCAGTGTAAAGCCAGGGCAAACCCTAGCTCTAGTTGGATCGAGTGGGAGTGGCAAGAGTACAGTAGCACAACTGATACAACGTTTCTATGATTTGGATGAGGGTCAA ATACTAGTAGGAGGAAATGACATTCGTAAAGTAAACCTCCATTGGTTGAGACAACATATTGGAGTGGTCAGCCAGGAGCCAGTGTTATTTGCTAGTACAATAGCAGAGAACATTCGTTATGGGAAGGAAGATGCTACTCAGGAAGAAATAGAGGAGGCAGCTAAGGCAGCTAATGCTCACTCGTTCATCACTGAACTACCTAATGGCTATGAGACATTAGTAGGGGAACGAGGTACTCAGTTATCAGGAGGACAGAAACAACGCGTTGCCATAGCTCGAGCTCTGATAAGAGATCCTAAGATATTACTATTGGATGAAGCCACTTCTGCTCTTGATACTGCAAGTGAGACCTTAGTGCAGGCAGCCCTAGATAAG GCTAGGGAAGGACGGACTACAATAGTGATTGCTCATCGACTATCCACAGTACAAGGAGCAGATATTATTGCTGCTATAACTAATGGTAAAGTGGTAGAAGTTGGAACTCATTCTGAACTACTAGACAAGAAAGGAGTCTACTTTGATCTTGTAACAGCTCAG TCTTGTGGTGGTCAAGAGAAGGAAGATGATGAGATGACATCATCCA AAGTGAAGTCTTATGAGGAGGAAGAACCGTCTGATCACAAGACACCAGGTAGAGAATGGGATGATCACCATCATATTGCAGATAGAGACAttaacaatgatgatgataatgatgatgatgag TCAGCAGATGATACTGCTGGCTACTCCTTAATTGTAGTGTTGTGGAGGATCTTGCAACTAAACCTGCCAGAGTTACCATATATTATTCTAGCTCTGATATTTGCCATTATTGGAGGAATGGCATTTCCATCATATTCACTATTCTTTGGGGAGCTCCTTGAA GATTATGTTGACCATGAAACTGCTGAGGAGAATTCCCGACAATGGGGAGGACTGTTTGCTGCACTTGGAATGGTTACTGGCATAGCTACTGTTCTGCGATCATTATTCTTCAGCCTCTCTGGTGAGGCCTTAACATCTCATTTGAGGAGACTTTCTTTTCAGCACATGCTGCATCAG GATATGACTTGGTTTGACAATCCTAAAAATTCAACTGGCAAGTTGACTGCTAGATTGTCTCATGATGCAGCTGAAGTCCAAGGA GCCCTGGGTATCAGACTGGGATCATTCATTGAGATAGTAGTGATAATAGTGGCCTCTCTTGTGATTGCCTTGGTGTACTCATGGACTATGACACTTGTCATCCTTGGTCTAGTCCCTCTCCTTGCTGTTACTCAGGGTGCTCAGGTTAAAGTGATAGCTGGAGCTACTGCAAGTGCAAAGAAGGGCTATGAAGAGTCTTCTAAT ATTGCCTATGAAGCAATAGTTAACATCAGAACAGTGACATCTCTTACTCTCGAGAAGAAACTGGGAGATCTCTTTGAAGAGAAAATCAAAGAACCATTTAA GAGATCCATGTACAGTGCCATATTCTATGGCTTCATGACAGGGTTGGCCAGCTCAGTGCTATATTACTCATTTGCTATTATTTATCGATACGGAGCATACACTCTCACCGCAGACTCTGATCATCTGGCATACAGCACTTATAAGGAATTGAACAC GACAGTTATAGTGCTAATAATTGCTGGCTTTCAGTCTGGGCAGATTAGCATCCACTTACCCAACTACACTAAGGCCATAGTCTCAGCTAGAAGGATATTTAAACTATTAGACACTCCACCAATAATTGACAGTTACTTAGAGGATGGTCTACAGCCG GGAGCAGCAAAGGGAGAGTTGTCAATAGAGAAAGTTCATTTCACTTATCCAAACAGACCAACCATACCAGTGTTACAAGGTCTCACTGTTGAAGTACGAGTTGGCCAAACACTGGCCCTGGTTGGTCCAAGTGGTTGTGGTAAGAGTACAGTAATATCACTACTAGAGCGTCTCTATGACCCTGATGTTGGCACACTG AGATTGGATGGAAACAACTTGAGGGCTCTAAATATTCAGTGGCTTCGTAGACAAATAGGACTAGTGTCACAAGAGCCAGTCTTGTTTAACACCACAATAGCTGACAACATTCGATATGGAGCAAACTATAAAGAAGTGACCGATGAAGAGATTGAAATGGCTGCCAAAAATGCAAATATTCACAACTTTATTACAAGTTTGCCGCAG GGCTACAGTACTACAGTTGGATCTCTAGGCAGTCAGTTATCAGGAGGACAGAAACAACGTGTGGCCATAGCTCGAGCTCTGATAAGAGATCCTAAGATATTACTATTGGATGAAGCCACTTCTGCTCTTGATACTGAAAGTG
- the LOC136239563 gene encoding ATP-dependent translocase ABCB1-like isoform X2 has product MLQKILIGCLRMITGKLTSNQVKWKVNSAKNKVTEQLVFCSWYCRHLKGAQRSGVWKGLISGVGYGLNFFLLFATVGLSYWFCGYLITNAQVTSGDALIALFAVIMGAQYLGQAAPNIQEISVARGSARALYDIIDRQPQITNVEYIPEEFNSDIIINDVTFHYPSRPDVKVLDDFSISVKPGQTLALVGSSGSGKSTVAQLIQRFYDLDEGQILVGGNDIRKVNLHWLRQHIGVVSQEPVLFASTIAENIRYGKEDATQEEIEEAAKAANAHSFITELPNGYETLVGERGTQLSGGQKQRVAIARALIRDPKILLLDEATSALDTASETLVQAALDKAREGRTTIVIAHRLSTVQGADIIAAITNGKVVEVGTHSELLDKKGVYFDLVTAQSCGGQEKEDDEMTSSKVKSYEEEEPSDHKTPGREWDDHHHIADRDINNDDDNDDDESADDTAGYSLIVVLWRILQLNLPELPYIILALIFAIIGGMAFPSYSLFFGELLEDYVDHETAEENSRQWGGLFAALGMVTGIATVLRSLFFSLSGEALTSHLRRLSFQHMLHQDMTWFDNPKNSTGKLTARLSHDAAEVQGALGIRLGSFIEIVVIIVASLVIALVYSWTMTLVILGLVPLLAVTQGAQVKVIAGATASAKKGYEESSNIAYEAIVNIRTVTSLTLEKKLGDLFEEKIKEPFKRSMYSAIFYGFMTGLASSVLYYSFAIIYRYGAYTLTADSDHLAYSTYKELNTTVIVLIIAGFQSGQISIHLPNYTKAIVSARRIFKLLDTPPIIDSYLEDGLQPGAAKGELSIEKVHFTYPNRPTIPVLQGLTVEVRVGQTLALVGPSGCGKSTVISLLERLYDPDVGTLRLDGNNLRALNIQWLRRQIGLVSQEPVLFNTTIADNIRYGANYKEVTDEEIEMAAKNANIHNFITSLPQGYSTTVGSLGSQLSGGQKQRVAIARALIRDPKILLLDEATSALDTESEKVVQQALDTARLGRTSVVVAHRLSTIQNADCIAVIKDGVVIEIGSHGELMSLRGAYYKLNNAQQLITE; this is encoded by the exons AtgctccagaaaattttgatagGTTGTCTCCGGATGATCACGGGCAAGTTGACAA GCAACCAAGTCAAGTGGAAGGTAAACAGTGCAAAGAACAAAGTAACAGAGCAGTTAGTCTTCTGCAGCTG GTACTGCCGACACTTGAAAGGTGCTCAGAGAAGTGGAGTATGGAAGGGGCTAATCTCAGGGGTGGGATATGGACTAAACTTCTTCCTACTATTTGCAACAGTTGGCCTCTCCTACTG GTTTTGTGGTTATCTCATTACTAATGCACAAGTAACATCAGGGGATGCTCTTATT GCACTATTTGCTGTAATAATGGGAGCACAGTACCTGGGTCAGGCAGCTCCTAATATTCAAGAGATTTCTGTTGCCCGGGGCTCAGCTAGAGCACTTTATGACATCATTGATAGG CAACCACAAATAACTAACGTGGAATACATTCCCGAGGAATTTAACAGTGAcatcattattaatgatgtcaCATTTCATTATCCTTCTCGACCAGATGTGAAA GTACTGGATGATTTTAGCATCAGTGTAAAGCCAGGGCAAACCCTAGCTCTAGTTGGATCGAGTGGGAGTGGCAAGAGTACAGTAGCACAACTGATACAACGTTTCTATGATTTGGATGAGGGTCAA ATACTAGTAGGAGGAAATGACATTCGTAAAGTAAACCTCCATTGGTTGAGACAACATATTGGAGTGGTCAGCCAGGAGCCAGTGTTATTTGCTAGTACAATAGCAGAGAACATTCGTTATGGGAAGGAAGATGCTACTCAGGAAGAAATAGAGGAGGCAGCTAAGGCAGCTAATGCTCACTCGTTCATCACTGAACTACCTAATGGCTATGAGACATTAGTAGGGGAACGAGGTACTCAGTTATCAGGAGGACAGAAACAACGCGTTGCCATAGCTCGAGCTCTGATAAGAGATCCTAAGATATTACTATTGGATGAAGCCACTTCTGCTCTTGATACTGCAAGTGAGACCTTAGTGCAGGCAGCCCTAGATAAG GCTAGGGAAGGACGGACTACAATAGTGATTGCTCATCGACTATCCACAGTACAAGGAGCAGATATTATTGCTGCTATAACTAATGGTAAAGTGGTAGAAGTTGGAACTCATTCTGAACTACTAGACAAGAAAGGAGTCTACTTTGATCTTGTAACAGCTCAG TCTTGTGGTGGTCAAGAGAAGGAAGATGATGAGATGACATCATCCA AAGTGAAGTCTTATGAGGAGGAAGAACCGTCTGATCACAAGACACCAGGTAGAGAATGGGATGATCACCATCATATTGCAGATAGAGACAttaacaatgatgatgataatgatgatgatgag TCAGCAGATGATACTGCTGGCTACTCCTTAATTGTAGTGTTGTGGAGGATCTTGCAACTAAACCTGCCAGAGTTACCATATATTATTCTAGCTCTGATATTTGCCATTATTGGAGGAATGGCATTTCCATCATATTCACTATTCTTTGGGGAGCTCCTTGAA GATTATGTTGACCATGAAACTGCTGAGGAGAATTCCCGACAATGGGGAGGACTGTTTGCTGCACTTGGAATGGTTACTGGCATAGCTACTGTTCTGCGATCATTATTCTTCAGCCTCTCTGGTGAGGCCTTAACATCTCATTTGAGGAGACTTTCTTTTCAGCACATGCTGCATCAG GATATGACTTGGTTTGACAATCCTAAAAATTCAACTGGCAAGTTGACTGCTAGATTGTCTCATGATGCAGCTGAAGTCCAAGGA GCCCTGGGTATCAGACTGGGATCATTCATTGAGATAGTAGTGATAATAGTGGCCTCTCTTGTGATTGCCTTGGTGTACTCATGGACTATGACACTTGTCATCCTTGGTCTAGTCCCTCTCCTTGCTGTTACTCAGGGTGCTCAGGTTAAAGTGATAGCTGGAGCTACTGCAAGTGCAAAGAAGGGCTATGAAGAGTCTTCTAAT ATTGCCTATGAAGCAATAGTTAACATCAGAACAGTGACATCTCTTACTCTCGAGAAGAAACTGGGAGATCTCTTTGAAGAGAAAATCAAAGAACCATTTAA GAGATCCATGTACAGTGCCATATTCTATGGCTTCATGACAGGGTTGGCCAGCTCAGTGCTATATTACTCATTTGCTATTATTTATCGATACGGAGCATACACTCTCACCGCAGACTCTGATCATCTGGCATACAGCACTTATAAGGAATTGAACAC GACAGTTATAGTGCTAATAATTGCTGGCTTTCAGTCTGGGCAGATTAGCATCCACTTACCCAACTACACTAAGGCCATAGTCTCAGCTAGAAGGATATTTAAACTATTAGACACTCCACCAATAATTGACAGTTACTTAGAGGATGGTCTACAGCCG GGAGCAGCAAAGGGAGAGTTGTCAATAGAGAAAGTTCATTTCACTTATCCAAACAGACCAACCATACCAGTGTTACAAGGTCTCACTGTTGAAGTACGAGTTGGCCAAACACTGGCCCTGGTTGGTCCAAGTGGTTGTGGTAAGAGTACAGTAATATCACTACTAGAGCGTCTCTATGACCCTGATGTTGGCACACTG AGATTGGATGGAAACAACTTGAGGGCTCTAAATATTCAGTGGCTTCGTAGACAAATAGGACTAGTGTCACAAGAGCCAGTCTTGTTTAACACCACAATAGCTGACAACATTCGATATGGAGCAAACTATAAAGAAGTGACCGATGAAGAGATTGAAATGGCTGCCAAAAATGCAAATATTCACAACTTTATTACAAGTTTGCCGCAG GGCTACAGTACTACAGTTGGATCTCTAGGCAGTCAGTTATCAGGAGGACAGAAACAACGTGTGGCCATAGCTCGAGCTCTGATAAGAGATCCTAAGATATTACTATTGGATGAAGCCACTTCTGCTCTTGATACTGAAAGTG
- the LOC136239563 gene encoding ATP-dependent translocase ABCB1-like isoform X3 — MNSVGGYCRHLKGAQRSGVWKGLISGVGYGLNFFLLFATVGLSYWFCGYLITNAQVTSGDALIALFAVIMGAQYLGQAAPNIQEISVARGSARALYDIIDRQPQITNVEYIPEEFNSDIIINDVTFHYPSRPDVKVLDDFSISVKPGQTLALVGSSGSGKSTVAQLIQRFYDLDEGQILVGGNDIRKVNLHWLRQHIGVVSQEPVLFASTIAENIRYGKEDATQEEIEEAAKAANAHSFITELPNGYETLVGERGTQLSGGQKQRVAIARALIRDPKILLLDEATSALDTASETLVQAALDKAREGRTTIVIAHRLSTVQGADIIAAITNGKVVEVGTHSELLDKKGVYFDLVTAQSCGGQEKEDDEMTSSKVKSYEEEEPSDHKTPGREWDDHHHIADRDINNDDDNDDDESADDTAGYSLIVVLWRILQLNLPELPYIILALIFAIIGGMAFPSYSLFFGELLEDYVDHETAEENSRQWGGLFAALGMVTGIATVLRSLFFSLSGEALTSHLRRLSFQHMLHQDMTWFDNPKNSTGKLTARLSHDAAEVQGALGIRLGSFIEIVVIIVASLVIALVYSWTMTLVILGLVPLLAVTQGAQVKVIAGATASAKKGYEESSNIAYEAIVNIRTVTSLTLEKKLGDLFEEKIKEPFKRSMYSAIFYGFMTGLASSVLYYSFAIIYRYGAYTLTADSDHLAYSTYKELNTTVIVLIIAGFQSGQISIHLPNYTKAIVSARRIFKLLDTPPIIDSYLEDGLQPGAAKGELSIEKVHFTYPNRPTIPVLQGLTVEVRVGQTLALVGPSGCGKSTVISLLERLYDPDVGTLRLDGNNLRALNIQWLRRQIGLVSQEPVLFNTTIADNIRYGANYKEVTDEEIEMAAKNANIHNFITSLPQGYSTTVGSLGSQLSGGQKQRVAIARALIRDPKILLLDEATSALDTESEKVVQQALDTARLGRTSVVVAHRLSTIQNADCIAVIKDGVVIEIGSHGELMSLRGAYYKLNNAQQLITE, encoded by the exons ATGAACAGTGTTGGGGG GTACTGCCGACACTTGAAAGGTGCTCAGAGAAGTGGAGTATGGAAGGGGCTAATCTCAGGGGTGGGATATGGACTAAACTTCTTCCTACTATTTGCAACAGTTGGCCTCTCCTACTG GTTTTGTGGTTATCTCATTACTAATGCACAAGTAACATCAGGGGATGCTCTTATT GCACTATTTGCTGTAATAATGGGAGCACAGTACCTGGGTCAGGCAGCTCCTAATATTCAAGAGATTTCTGTTGCCCGGGGCTCAGCTAGAGCACTTTATGACATCATTGATAGG CAACCACAAATAACTAACGTGGAATACATTCCCGAGGAATTTAACAGTGAcatcattattaatgatgtcaCATTTCATTATCCTTCTCGACCAGATGTGAAA GTACTGGATGATTTTAGCATCAGTGTAAAGCCAGGGCAAACCCTAGCTCTAGTTGGATCGAGTGGGAGTGGCAAGAGTACAGTAGCACAACTGATACAACGTTTCTATGATTTGGATGAGGGTCAA ATACTAGTAGGAGGAAATGACATTCGTAAAGTAAACCTCCATTGGTTGAGACAACATATTGGAGTGGTCAGCCAGGAGCCAGTGTTATTTGCTAGTACAATAGCAGAGAACATTCGTTATGGGAAGGAAGATGCTACTCAGGAAGAAATAGAGGAGGCAGCTAAGGCAGCTAATGCTCACTCGTTCATCACTGAACTACCTAATGGCTATGAGACATTAGTAGGGGAACGAGGTACTCAGTTATCAGGAGGACAGAAACAACGCGTTGCCATAGCTCGAGCTCTGATAAGAGATCCTAAGATATTACTATTGGATGAAGCCACTTCTGCTCTTGATACTGCAAGTGAGACCTTAGTGCAGGCAGCCCTAGATAAG GCTAGGGAAGGACGGACTACAATAGTGATTGCTCATCGACTATCCACAGTACAAGGAGCAGATATTATTGCTGCTATAACTAATGGTAAAGTGGTAGAAGTTGGAACTCATTCTGAACTACTAGACAAGAAAGGAGTCTACTTTGATCTTGTAACAGCTCAG TCTTGTGGTGGTCAAGAGAAGGAAGATGATGAGATGACATCATCCA AAGTGAAGTCTTATGAGGAGGAAGAACCGTCTGATCACAAGACACCAGGTAGAGAATGGGATGATCACCATCATATTGCAGATAGAGACAttaacaatgatgatgataatgatgatgatgag TCAGCAGATGATACTGCTGGCTACTCCTTAATTGTAGTGTTGTGGAGGATCTTGCAACTAAACCTGCCAGAGTTACCATATATTATTCTAGCTCTGATATTTGCCATTATTGGAGGAATGGCATTTCCATCATATTCACTATTCTTTGGGGAGCTCCTTGAA GATTATGTTGACCATGAAACTGCTGAGGAGAATTCCCGACAATGGGGAGGACTGTTTGCTGCACTTGGAATGGTTACTGGCATAGCTACTGTTCTGCGATCATTATTCTTCAGCCTCTCTGGTGAGGCCTTAACATCTCATTTGAGGAGACTTTCTTTTCAGCACATGCTGCATCAG GATATGACTTGGTTTGACAATCCTAAAAATTCAACTGGCAAGTTGACTGCTAGATTGTCTCATGATGCAGCTGAAGTCCAAGGA GCCCTGGGTATCAGACTGGGATCATTCATTGAGATAGTAGTGATAATAGTGGCCTCTCTTGTGATTGCCTTGGTGTACTCATGGACTATGACACTTGTCATCCTTGGTCTAGTCCCTCTCCTTGCTGTTACTCAGGGTGCTCAGGTTAAAGTGATAGCTGGAGCTACTGCAAGTGCAAAGAAGGGCTATGAAGAGTCTTCTAAT ATTGCCTATGAAGCAATAGTTAACATCAGAACAGTGACATCTCTTACTCTCGAGAAGAAACTGGGAGATCTCTTTGAAGAGAAAATCAAAGAACCATTTAA GAGATCCATGTACAGTGCCATATTCTATGGCTTCATGACAGGGTTGGCCAGCTCAGTGCTATATTACTCATTTGCTATTATTTATCGATACGGAGCATACACTCTCACCGCAGACTCTGATCATCTGGCATACAGCACTTATAAGGAATTGAACAC GACAGTTATAGTGCTAATAATTGCTGGCTTTCAGTCTGGGCAGATTAGCATCCACTTACCCAACTACACTAAGGCCATAGTCTCAGCTAGAAGGATATTTAAACTATTAGACACTCCACCAATAATTGACAGTTACTTAGAGGATGGTCTACAGCCG GGAGCAGCAAAGGGAGAGTTGTCAATAGAGAAAGTTCATTTCACTTATCCAAACAGACCAACCATACCAGTGTTACAAGGTCTCACTGTTGAAGTACGAGTTGGCCAAACACTGGCCCTGGTTGGTCCAAGTGGTTGTGGTAAGAGTACAGTAATATCACTACTAGAGCGTCTCTATGACCCTGATGTTGGCACACTG AGATTGGATGGAAACAACTTGAGGGCTCTAAATATTCAGTGGCTTCGTAGACAAATAGGACTAGTGTCACAAGAGCCAGTCTTGTTTAACACCACAATAGCTGACAACATTCGATATGGAGCAAACTATAAAGAAGTGACCGATGAAGAGATTGAAATGGCTGCCAAAAATGCAAATATTCACAACTTTATTACAAGTTTGCCGCAG GGCTACAGTACTACAGTTGGATCTCTAGGCAGTCAGTTATCAGGAGGACAGAAACAACGTGTGGCCATAGCTCGAGCTCTGATAAGAGATCCTAAGATATTACTATTGGATGAAGCCACTTCTGCTCTTGATACTGAAAGTG